A region of the Arachis hypogaea cultivar Tifrunner chromosome 15, arahy.Tifrunner.gnm2.J5K5, whole genome shotgun sequence genome:
CATAAAAAAGATGAGGGGAAAGCCAATTATCACCATGCTAGAAGAGATTAGATGTTACATTATGCGCATCTTGGCCAGGAACAAGAAGGCACTGGTAGGGTATATGGGCAGGATTACTCCAGTTCAACAGAGTCGATTGGAAGTCGAAAAGAGGTATAGCAATCATTGGAGGCCTTTCCCAACGGGTGATTTAGCTGGTAACATATTTGAGGTTCAATGCTTGCCAATTAAGGTCAGCGTAGACTTGGGCAAGAAAACTTGTAGTTGCAGATTTTGGCAATTAAATGGTCTCCCCTGTCGACATGCTTGTGCTGCTCTAGCATATCAGAATAGAAGACCCGAGGAATATGCGAACAATTGGCTCACTATTGGAGCATACAACAAAACATATGAGTTCCTAGTTCAAGCTGTTCCTAGCAAGGAGTTTTGGGAAAAGCATGGGTATGCAAACATTTTGCCTCCAGCATACAAGAGGCCGAGTGGAAGACCAACAGTGAAGAGAAACAAAAGGAATGATGCACCAGAGCCACAACCAGATCCTCACAGAGTCAAGCGAAAATATGGACAAATAGTTTGCCAATATTGTCTTATTGTATGATTGTTTACAATTAAT
Encoded here:
- the LOC112750813 gene encoding uncharacterized protein, with the protein product MNPHACEYLRRIEPCQWSRSHFSEWPKSDNITNNNAEVFNGCIKKMRGKPIITMLEEIRCYIMRILARNKKALVGYMGRITPVQQSRLEVEKRYSNHWRPFPTGDLAGNIFEVQCLPIKVSVDLGKKTCSCRFWQLNGLPCRHACAALAYQNRRPEEYANNWLTIGAYNKTYEFLVQAVPSKEFWEKHGYANILPPAYKRPSGRPTVKRNKRNDAPEPQPDPHRVKRKYGQIVCQYCLIAGHNSRTCQKKKDDMAAPKEAGPAAVPDAAPTAVLDAAPAAPAAPVTAPSMVIPNPDPLIPP